A genomic region of Anopheles aquasalis chromosome Y, idAnoAquaMG_Q_19, whole genome shotgun sequence contains the following coding sequences:
- the LOC126579522 gene encoding uncharacterized protein LOC126579522 codes for MNGNAGSGRYSRQVTMRIDEMRPNDGRNRTQKPQTQQTPKNRSQLGSDFIAPDGGWGWVVVFAAGFSNLCTFPVLQQFGLLFRERMTELSIGGSEVTTIINTHSALTSIVGLANGPMFRRFTYRQVAFGGALLVAIAIMLTACMDSFAGYMVTFAVLYGAGVGINASANSLALNTYFKRKRRLATGFAWTLTGLGPIIAPHLITLMQRQLGLAGTVLVFGGFACHAIAWALLYQPVQWHARRSNASAGGEPITAVPVDYGREEVVPVTPAPSARCSFCQAEGEIVPMVHDGVTGATELVAAYDAMVMDTGTPMLALANDGWYSRNSLRSLYSSRHSLTTPRYLSLRPSMLNLSGGGGGGGGGAAGPPPGPVALAKDSAAGKIDECHTEDCPQVQAEHEPLRRPQQTWVASPTLQPPSAIPPNLVFDTSKAVALPVAREDPIPDAPGGRRTISSGEREVLKQASRRLEQLVVEQHHSQRQQQQQHGGRACTCCSAALPLAVPRVPGGLRGTEPQIAANPDSLTPLQRLVVFFDLDLLRDRVYVNIMVGITIANFAELNFSILTPFVLAEFGCNRHQIATAMSLLAATDICCRFLVPFIANRLDWQNRTFFLLGVCNMALGRIVLAHFHSYPVVLAVACWIGFNKGLRTVFMALAIPSHVPLDRLPGATGIHLVFAGIFYLLAGPLVGFVRDTTDYATTLHFLNLATYTMAISWCVEMYYLTPRKRKANSSS; via the exons ATGAATGGCAACGCGGGCAGCGGCAGATACTCGCGCCAAGTGACGATGCGCATCGATGAGATGCGACCCAATGACGGCAGGAACAGAACGCAGAAACCGCAGACGCAGCAGACGCCGAAGAACCGATCACAGTTGGGTAGTGACTTCATAGCACCGGATGGTGGTTGGGGTTGGGTGGTAGTGTTTGCCGCCGGTTTTTCCAAC CTCTGTACGTTTCCGGTGCTGCAACAGTTTGGGTTGCTGTTCCGCGAGCGGATGACCGAGCTGTCGATTGGTGGGTCCGAGGTGacgaccatcatcaacacccaCTCGGCACTCACCTCGATCGTCGGGCTGGCGAACGGGCCAATGTTCCGGCGCTTCACCTACCGGCAGGTGGCATTCGGTGGCGCTCtgctcgtcgccatcgccatcatgctGACGGCCTGCATGGACAGCTTCGCCGGCTACATGGTGACGTTCGCCGTGCTAtacggtgccggtgtcggCATCAATGCGTCCGCCAATTCGCTCGCCCTCAACACCTACTTCAAGCGGAAGCGACGCCTGGCAACCGGGTTCGCGTGGACGCTGACCGGCTTGGGACCGATCATTGCGCCCCACCTGATCACGCTGATGCAGCGGCAGCTCGGTCTGGCCGGCACAGTCCTCGTATTCGGTGGGTTCGCCTGCCACGCCATCGCCTGGGCCCTGCTCTACCAGCCCGTCCAGTGGCACGCGCGACGGTCGAACGCTAGTGCCGGTGGGGAGCCAATCACTGCCGTTCCGGTGGACTATGGAAGGGAGGAGGTGGTGCCCGTCACGCCTGCTCCGAGTGCTCGCTGTAGTTTCTGCCAGGCCGAGGGTGAAATCGTGCCAATGGTCCACGATGGCGTAACCGGAGCAACGGAGCTGGTGGCGGCCTAcgatgcgatggtgatggacaCGGGCACCCCGATGCTTGCGTTGGCCAACGATGGTTGGTATTCGCGAAACTCGCTCCGCTCCCTGTACAGCTCACGGCACAGCCTCACCACACCGCGCTACCTGTCCCTGCGCCCATCGATGCTGAACctaagtggtggtggtggtggtggtggtggtggtgcagcaggaccaccaccgggaccggtcGCATTGGCCAAGGACTCGGCTGCCGGCAAGATCGACGAGTGCCACACGGAGGACTGCCCGCAGGTACAGGCCGAACACGAGCCGCTCCGGCGGCCACAGCAAACATGGGTGGCGTCTCCCACCCTGCAACCACCCTCAGCCATTCCTCCGAACTTGGTGTTCGACACTTCGAAGGCGGTCGCCTTACCAGTTGCGCGAGAAGATCCGATACCCGATGCGCCAGGCGGTCGGCGAACGATCAGCTCTGGTGAGCGGGAGGTGCTAAAGCAGGCCTCCCGGCGTCTCGAGCAGCTCGTGGTCGAGCAGCACCACTcccagcgtcagcagcaacagcagcatggtggGCGAGCCTGCACTTGCTGTTCGGCGGCACTGCCCCTGGCGGTGCCTCGAGTCCCCGGTGGCCTTCGCGGTACCGAGCCGCAGATCGCGGCGAATCCGGACTCGCTGACACCCCTGCAGCGGCTGGTCGTCTTTTTCGATCTCGATCTGCTGCGCGATCGCGTGTACGTTAATATCATGGTCGGCATCACGATCGCCAACTTTGCCGAGCTCAACTTCTCCATCCTCACGCCGTTCGTGCTGGCTGAGTTCGGGTGCAACCGGCACCAGATCGCGACCGCCATGTCGCTGCTCGCCGCGACCGACATCTGTTGCCGCTTCCTCGTTCCGTTCATCGCGAACCGGCTCGACTGGCAGAACCGCACCTTCTTCCTGCTCGGCGTCTGCAACATGGCGCTCGGACGGATCG TGCTGGCCCACTTCCACAGCtacccggtggtgctggccgtCGCCTGTTGGATTGGGTTTAACAAGGGCCTGCGGACGGTGTTCATGGCGCTGGCCATACCGTCGCACGTTCCGCTGGATCGGCTACCTGGCGCTACCGGTATTCACCTCGTGTTTGCCGGCATCTTCTATCTTCTCGCTGGTCCGCTGGTCG GGTTTGTGCGCGATACCACCGACTACGCCACGACGCTGCACTTCCTCAATCTCGCCACTTATACGATGGCCATCAGCTGGTGTGTCGAGATGTACTATTTGACGCCGCGCAAACGGaaggcaaacagcagcagctga
- the LOC126579524 gene encoding uncharacterized protein LOC126579524, translated as MSEKMEKLKAAKKVAPDGGWGWMATFGVSLVNLATRSIEPSFGLLFGDLLTDLQVGTTGAAIIISALDVMMNFSGLFVGPLLKEFSYRKVAIAGSLLCWIGLALTSPATSMAHILATYSVINGIGVGLATSAAFVALNHYFAKKRGQAVGLSMAGTALGMLIMPQLVRILLELYDFRGAVLVLSGMALHATVGAMLLQPIKWHLREEEVDIEMVEATPAMGIILEQEDDGDNDSLPEIKSLLFPRRIGSERKHSDTGTIGGPAGGAVAAGAGTVNGAGGAPGGPIGLPKRPTFPRITSSVSIQNGPPSAGALGMRTRPSFPRIASTASMGLALRKRRESVVSQLSTLDFTGSGSCMHIHVDTGDADAEDVDYQIIRRVNTHAGVSLNSFARVPSRTGSRRMETVKSELGLEMVKPKVSFLQRFTALMDVGLLRDPIYLNILFGLSIFYVAEMNFKMVTPFFMASLGFDKSETAFVLSVSALTDIAARIIVPPIGDRLKLRKRYIFMVSLIFVAISRSIVAHQQTYIEVMTWLSITGFFRGVALANFTLCVSEYSSLEKLPAAFGWHMVGKGVFVILFGPLIGAIRDWTDSYAICIHSQSFCIFLCVTAWSIELLLKRCRTKKITEATPSPNPAV; from the exons ATGAGCGAGAAAATGGAGAAGCTGAAGGCTGCCAAGAAGGTAGCCCCCGACGGTGGCTGGGGTTGGATGGCAACGTTCGGCGTTAGTTTGGTGAAT CTGGCAACCCGCTCGATTGAACCGTCGTTTGGGCTGCTGTTCGGCGATCTGCTGACAGATCTGCAGGTCGGCACAACCGgtgccgccatcatcatcagtgcaCTGGATGTGATGATGAATTTCTCCGGTCTTTTTGTCGGGCCCCTGCTCAAGGAGTTTTCCTACCGTAAGGTGGCGATTGCCGGTTCGCTGCTGTGCTGGATTGGACTGGCCCTTACCTCGCCTGCTACCAGCATGGCGCACATTCTAGCCACCTATAGTGTGATCAATG GAATCGGTGTTGGGTTGGCAACATCAGCTGCGTTCGTGGCACTTAATCACTACTTTGCGAAGAAGCGAGGGCAAGCGGTCGGGCTATCGATGGCCGGCACTGCCCTCGGTATGCTGATCATGCCCCAGCTAGTACGCATTCTGCTAGAGCTGTACGATTTCCGTGGTGCGGTGCTCGTGCTTAGCGGTATGGCACTGCACGCGACGGTCGGTGCGATGCTCCTGCAGCCCATCAAATGGCATCTACGCGAGGAGGAGGTTGACATTGAGATGGTGGAAGCGACACCGGCAATGGGCATCATATTGGAGCAGGAGGATGATGGCGATAACGATTCGCTGCCCGAGATCAAATCGCTACTCTTCCCGCGCCGCATCGGTAGCGAACGGAAGCACTCGGACACGGGCACGATCGGCGGACCCGCTGGAGGAGCAGTGGCCGCGGGAGCAGGCACAGTGAACGGAGCCGGTGGTGCACCGGGCGGACCGATTGGCCTACCGAAGCGGCCAACCTTTCCGCGCATTACCTCCAGCGTTAGCATACAGAATGGGCCTCCGAGTGCGGGTGCGTTGGGCATGCGGACGAGACCCTCCTTCCCACGAATTGCTTCGACCGCCAGCATGGGTCTGGCCCTGCGGAAGCGTCGCGAGTCCGTTGTTTCCCAGCTGTCTACACTCGACTTCACCGGCAGTGGAAGCTGCATGCACATTCATGTCGAT aCTGGAGACGCTGATGCAGAGGACGTGGACTATCAGATAATCCGGCGCGTTAACACGCACGCGGGCGTATCGTTGAACTCGTTCGCCCGCGTGCCATCGCGCACCGGATCAAGGCGCATGGAAACGGTCAAGTCGGAGTTGGGGCTCGAGATGGTGAAACCAAAGGTTTCGTTTCTGCAGCGCTTTACGGCCCTGATGGATGTCGGGCTGCTGCGCGACCCCATCTATCTGAACATCCTGTTCGGTTTGTCGATCTTCTACGTGGCCGAGATGAACTTCAAAATGGTGACACCATTCTTCATGGCTAGCCTGGGCTTCGATAAGAGTGAGACGGCGTTCGTCCTATCCGTGTCCGCGCTGACTGACATTGCGGCCCGTATAATTGTGCCACCGATCGGAGATCGGTTGAAGTTACGCAAGCGCTACATCTTCATGGTGTCGCTGATTTTCGTCGCCATTTCGCGATCGA TCGTCGCACATCAGCAGACGTACATTGAGGTGATGACATGGCTGTCGATCACCGGATTCTTCCGGGGGGTTGCCCTAGCTAACTTCACGCTCTGTGTGTCCGAGTACTCGTCCCTGGAGAAGCTACCAGCTGCGTTCGGTTGGCATATGGTAGGCaagggtgtgtttgtgatcCTGTTTGGACCGCTGATTGGGGCGATCCGCGATTGGACCGACAGCTACGCGATCTGCATCCATTCAcaatcgttttgcattttcctgtGCGTTACCGCCTGGTCCATCGAGCTCCTGCTCAAGCGGTGCCGTACGAAGAAAATCACCGAGGCTACCCCTTCGCCCAATCCGGCTGTCTAG